The genomic interval CTAAAATAATAGGTATTTGAGCATGAGGATTTTAACAGGTTGAGtatcaagaaaaataaaatccaCAGGGAAATAAAACTTATCCACTTTAATCAAAACATCTTCTATAATACCTCTAGGAATTTTCACAGAACGATCAACTAATTGAAGTGTTATAGAAGTTGGTTTTAATTCTCCTAGACCAAGTTGCTTGTACACAGAATAAGGCAGTAAATTCACACTAGCTCCTAAATCAAGTAAAGCCTTGTTAATAATGTGATCACCAATGATGCATGAAATTGTGGGACAACCAGGATCTTTATATTTTACATGAGTTTTGTATTGAATTATAGAGCTAACTTGTTCAGTTAAAAACGCCTTTTTTGGAACATTAGTGTTTCTTTTTATAGTGTAAAGATCCTTCAAGAATTTTGAGTAGGCAGGAATCTGTTTGATGGCATCTACGAATGGGATGTTTATACTTACTTGTTTGAAAACTTCTAAGATGTCACTATATTGATTTCCTTTCGTGATTGGAAGTAATCTTTGTGGAAAAGGAGCTTTTGGAATAGTAGGAAGAATTGGAACATCATCTTTTGGTAAGTCATTTATATTAGAACTTTCAGGTTgactcttttcttttctttatctTTCTCAACTTGAGGTGTATAATCAGGTTTCACAATATTCTTTCCAGACCTAAGAGTTAAAATAGATTTGGCTTCTTCATTGTGACTAGGCATTCCTATTTCATATTGACCTTTCATATTTGGAATGGGTTGGCTAGGAAGTTTGCCTCTTTCTCTTTCAGTGACAGTAGTTGCAATTTGACCCATTTGAGTCTCGAGTTTGGCAATAGATTGAGACTGATTTTGGAGGATTTGGTGGGTAGATTGCATGAACTGTTGTAGAGTGTCTTCTAAAGAAGGTTTTCTTTGTTGAGAGTAAGACTGGTTTTGTTGGGCATGACTTTGGTTCGGCATGTTAAATTGTTGCCCTTGGTTGATTTGAGGCTGATTTTGCCTCCAAGAAAAATTTGGATGGTTTCTCCAATTAGGATTATGAGTGGAGGAGAATGGACTTTCAGAAGTCTTCCCATACGAATGTAAAGCATTGGCTTCTTTAGAAAATGTTTCATGGAAAGAAGGACATGACTGGGAATTGTGACAACGACATAAAGAACAAACATCTTTCTTAGATTGCACATGATAATTCATAGTTTGACTTATTACTAAGGCTTTTACTTTTCTCTCTAATTTTTCAATTGATGTTCTTATGTCAAAGTCATTTTTTACAACATATTTTCCTCCCCTCTTTGGTGAACTGTTTGATCTAGACCTAGGATCATAATAATTCCACTGTTGGGAATTAACTGATAACTCTTGAAGAGCATCCCATGCTTCTTGCCCTTGCAATTTAGAAAATTTTCCAATATGCATAGATTGAATCATTTGTCGATTTGTAGGGGTTAAaccatcataaaaatattttactaatCTCCATTTTTCAAAACCATGATGGAgacattttaataataaatctttGAATCTTTCCCAACATTCATAAAACTCTTTATTATCCTTTTGATAAAATTCAGAGATTTCTCTTCTTAAATTATCAGTTTTGGACATTGAAAAAAATTTAGCCAAGAATTTATTAAGAAGTTCTTCCCAAGAAGTTATAGTTCCATTAGGGAGAGAGTTTAACCATGCCTTagacttatttttttaatgagaaTGGAAATAGCCTAAGTTTGACCGACTCATCAGAAAAAATTTGAAATCGAAAAGTTGAGCAAAtttcaagaaattctttcacaTGCATGTAAGGATCTTCTCTATCTAACGCATAAAATGATggaaaaaattgaataattgaCGGTTTTAGCTCAAAATGGGTAGCATCAGTAGCAGGTAAAATAATGCAAGAAGGAGCATTACAAATAGTAGGAGAGAAATGTTCAAGAAGGGTTTTTTCTTGCAATGCATTTTCAACAACAGGGGGATCCATTATGCTTAAATTTCTACTAACACTTTCAATGTCAAACCAATGTAGTCTTCTTTTAGCAAAACGATTCTTTGAATCACGTTTCCAATGATGCATGCAAATTTCACACAATACTTAAAAGAAAATCACAAGAGTCAATTTTTGATGTGGAAGATTAGTTGAAACTGCGACCACAGAGCGTACTTagagtgatatatatatatacatatatatttttgttcctTTTAACAAAgcaaaaagaaaatacaaacaaaataatgaaaatatgaaataagaaataataataaaagcaagaaaaaaaaatccagaGAATAGGAGGCGCTTATGCCGTCAACTATAAAAATgacaataatataatatataaatataaatatagtatatatatatatttagacgGAAAATCGAcccaattatttttttaataataaatattatatatatataaaaatattaggtAGTAGGACCGACccaaaatgatttattattattttttttctttttttttcttagacaATAAagcaaaatagaaaaataaaataactagtAGAAGAATTTTACTAATCTTGAGATAAATATGTTTCTCTTCTTAcgactccccggcaacggcgcaaAAAACTTGTTGTACACCCAATGGTgtgttttaaatatttatactcgcaagTGCACGAATCAGATATGGAATATAGTATTCATGTAAGTACGAGATCGAACCCAAAAGAGTTGATTTATATCTAAGAGAGACTTTTTAaactcaaaattaattaaactctaACCTAGCTCCAAATAATTGATGAGATTTGTttcataaaagaaaagaaaacaaataagatttaaaataaacaagGTAAAAGGGATTTGATGATTGAATGGTAGAGGAAAGATTATTAAGACTTTAGAATccacaatatatattaataatatttaatagtgTATTGACTCCCAAGTTTTCTTGATAGTTGAACTCAATCAAACtatcatttttaaaatatattttccatTTAAGCACAAAGTATTTTCATAACATAGGAAttttcttcacttataaaaGTATAATTTCAAAGCATTAGTTGTGAAACAAGTTAATGAAACTACAGCAAATCAAAGATATTATTTTtaggtaaaaatataatttttatattcaaAGAATTAGGTGTGAACAATCTAATGAACCACACTTAATCaaagtaaattataatttatgcaCAATGAAGAACAAAGTGAGAATATGTGCTAACAATCCAAAATACatgatattaaagatgaaagacATACTTGAAGAAGAAAATTCCATAAACTTTAAAGCATAAAAAGGGAAATCAACACACCATAAGTAATATTTAGTTACATATTGCTTCATCTTCCATCTTAATAACCTTAAGAGGTTTAGAAGCTCATAACTTTCTTAGAATAAATATTACAAAGAAATACATtctaagaaagagagaaaatgaAAGAAGAGTAATGGAAGAGGATGTAGGATGTGGATGGTTTAGATGGTTAAGGTGTGGTGTGTGTTAAAAGGCCTCCAAAACCCTCTATTTATAGCCAAAGCGAGtgaatgaaaataattaaatgaggTTGGTGGGATATGAGAAGGGTAAAAAGGTAAAATAAAATGTCCAATTTATTGGGTGAGAAAATAGTGTGAGATGGAAAAATGAGCCAAAGAAATGCAAATGGTAGTGTATATTTGAAATTGGTATTTTAATCTCATTTTGGGGACACATGGCAGCAACAAAGGGCTTCAAAAAGGCGGGTTGGAATGAGGAGCTGACAAATGGTGAGCGTGTGGAGCTTCTGACAATGGTGGCCGAAGCAGGGGGTGCTATGTGGCACGCTTGAGGAGGCTAGCGTGGGGGACATGTGGGGTCCACGCGGCTAGAAGCTAGGAGGAAGGACAGGGAGAACAGAGCTTCACGCGGCCCTGTCTGTTAGTGAGACTCACGGGTGCGCCTAGGCTACAAGATCATGCGCGGACGACTATGATGAGGAGCTTGCTGATCCGTGCGAGTGGCCTTTGCCTGAGCTGAATTCTGATTTTtacttttgaaatttgaaatttggcTCCACTTCTTCACATTTTCTTTAGTTCAACTCTAAACTTTTGCCAATAAATACACCttaaaataccaaaaattaattagaaaataaatataaaattaaaactaacgaaaataaaatactaaataataaaattattataaaacacacaaaaaacggtaaaaataatattaagtctaaaaaaataaaaaatacttaaaaacttaataaaataattaaaaagtcAAGAACTAATctaattttttcttataaaatatGGTAAAATAACTCTATTTTGTAGAGTTATCAGTTCACCTTTTCGACCTTGGTCAGGGCAAGGTTACAGCGTTCCCGTGCAATTTTCTAATTCCCTTTTAGGCACCCTACCCCATTTTTTCTTGTGAACTTCATGCACAAATGAAAAACTGAAGTGATAGTTTTCAAGTCATATAGGGCTGGTCGGCCTAACATGACATTGAAAGCTGATGGAACATCTATTATCAGAAATTGTGCCATCatagttatgctcgtcggaGTTTGCCCAACAGTGAACGGTAGATGGATTTGTCCCAAAGGTGCAACACTTTGGCTGGAAAAATCATACACCAATTGGCTATAGGGGATTAGATCTTTAAGTTGGAGCCCCATATTCTCGTATGTTATCTTAAACAAGATGTTCGAAGAGGCTCCATTGTCTATCATGGTCCGGGCCAATGTTTTGTTTTCTATCGGTACTTCCATGACCAAGGGATCATTGTGCGAGAAGTGGACGTGGATAACATCTGCTTCTATGAAGGTTATAGTGGGTTCTCCTACCCATGGTATTTTTGGCTTTCTCTCTTCTACGGCGAAAACTATTTCCTTCTGCTCATGTTGTAAGGCTCAAGTATACTTTTCCCGAGCTTTTCCCGTGTCTCCAGCTAGGTGTGGGCCCCCAATAATGACTTGTAAATGCCCGTCCACTAGTGGGGGCATTAGTAGATCCTGATTATTATCTGTTTGGGCAGCCCGTTGATTCTGGTCGGCATTGACATATTTCTGCAAGTGCAGATTATTCTTTCTGATTAAGAATTCAACTACCGCTTCAAGTTGTTGCGCTCATTCATTTCGTGGTCGTAGTCTGCATGAAAATGGCAGAACTTGGACGTTTCTCTTTTACTTACATCCTTATTCATAGGAGCAGGTTTTTTGTACGGGACCATTGATTGAGTTGTTGCGTAGATCATCTCTAGGTCGTCAGTTAGGACAGAGAAGGCAGTGAACTTGTAGGCATTTTCTCTGAGGGTACATTCGGTAGTGCCCGTGAACTTTTCCTTTTTCCCGTTGCATTCCCTACCATTGTTATTGGACCTTTACCCGCTCAGAGTTGAGCTGCAAGGGTATTGTGTACTCTGAGCAGGTGCTCCTACAGAGAAGATATATGGCTAGCCCTGCTTACGTTCAATGATGTCCACTCGCCGAATGGCCTCCTCGAGTTTAATAAACCCATCTGATCGGTCTAGAAGTTCTACCATAGACCCCACGGGGCCACATCTTTTAATGTCCTTCTACAGTTCTCCAAGTGGCTCAATGCATCCTAGTATAGCAGCCACCCTTCCCTCCTCGGTTAACCTTGCAACCTTTGTAGCCTATGTCATGAACTTGCTTATGTAAGCTCTGAGGGGTTTTCCTAGTATTTGTTTTATCTCGACCAAATCTTTTAGGTGCGAGGGGAGTTGACGAGAGGAAGAGAACTATGCATGGAATTCTGAGGAGATGGCTTTCCACGAATTAAACCTCCCTAGTGATAGCTTGAAGTACCATTGTTGGGCAGCTTCTGCAAGTGTAGCAGGGAATATCCTACACCATACATCACCCATACTCCCTGCAAGTCCATTTGCATATCAAAATATTTAAGATGTGATAAGGGATCTTCTTTCCTTGTATACATCTTCCAAGTCAGCATCTTGAATTTCAGGGGTAATTCAAGTACATCGATCTTCGGGGTGAAAGGCGATCCTCGTGCTTGGTCCATCTTGAGATCAGTGAGTTTTGGGTCATTTAGGCCTTGAACCATATTTTTTAGTTGATCCAACTGTGCTTGCACAGATGGATGAATTGGTTCAGCCTCTTCACCGACCCGTGTCACGTCAGGATCTCTTGGAGCTAGGTCCTGGATGCGGATACCTGGTTGAGTAGCTGGTTGAATGTATTGTTCGTCTAGGCATCTCCTTCTATTCAGGTCAGCCCTGAGGTCGTGGGTCGTGCCCAATCTATTGAATACCGAGGTACCAGGTGGTCTCGATGTTTGACTAGTTTGGTCGGTGGGTTGACCAGAACTATCACTTTGGATGATGTTATTAGATATAAGTCCACCTGAAGAGCGAATAGGTAGGACCTGACCGTCTACCACTTGGCCCACGGGTTGGACCTAAAACCGGGGATTGGACGATTGACCATTATGAGTTTGGGCAGTATGCCCAGCAACAAATTCTTTTGTGCCGCCCAGTCGGATACTGGATGGAGTAGCTGGTTGCTGATTAGCAACCTGGTAGGCTCTCCGTATTAGTACGGTAGCCTCTCTTGTGTGGTCATCGATGGCTACTTGCTGAGCCTTGAATGTTTCCATCTCCCTGTCCCTCCACTCAATGAACTGGCGTCACTGCTCATCGAACGCAAGGTTTATGGCGGCACGGAGatcctcctgatcatgatgcagtGCGTTATTATGGCCTTGTATAAGTCCAAGGGCAGCACGGAGGTTTTGGATCTCACTGTCATCCCCCACCGTCCGCTGAGCATTGGTGGTGGACGGGACTCCAGTGTTAGGAGTGGTTCGATCGGCTGCAGAACTGGTATTCCCAATCTCTTGCACACCCAGTGCGATCCTAACCATAGGTCAAGTTACACCATGGCCCACCGTAGGTGGCTGTGTGTTGGCCTGCTCAAGATTGGTCCCCGATGGTATCCTCGTGTTCCCAGGGGTTTGCACAACAGGATCTATCACCATTGCGTAACTCTGATCCACCAGGCCTCTGCGAGTTTACACCACCATTTTGTATGCCTGTTGAGACTTAAGACAAAGAACAAACTTGGGTtgttgctctcaatgaaagcaccaaattattgacctcgcttttagtcaacgacaatgagtcaatTATTAAGCGATTAGAAATGtgataaaaatagagcaaaaaaCCAATAAGCAATAAAGAAAACCAAATTTTGAAGAGGTTCAGTCCCATTATTGTGGTACTCCCCGTAGATTGTATTAACTTGAGGACAACAAACACAGTGTTTCCTCTCTTAAAGCTCTTACAATAGAATCTCTGAGTATTTCTCTTAGATCTCTCTTTACAGCAATTCTTTCGATCCCTTTCACAGTGAAGctagatcactatttatagggcgtTAATGCATGAGGGAAGGTTTTCTTTTTGCTTACAATGTCTATAATAGGAAGCAACATTCATTATATAAATAGAATACCCAAAATAGGGGATTGGGACAGCCTGCCGTATCCCTCTAATTCAATCCCATGATTGTAGGGATTGTCTTCGTGCCTGGACTCCATGATATCATTCTAAAGTAGTCAAGTCCTCGTAAATAGCTCAGAAAAACAACTTTGCTCTCTGCTCGAGTAGTCTACCCTTTACCCTGCTAAGGTAAGTAGACGTTGTGCATGCAGATGTGCTACTTGAACTCTGTTCGGGATATTCATCCCCACCAAGGTGCAAGGAATGTTGGACATATGTCACTCGTATGTGTTGCCACGTCATAGTGCAAGAAATGGGATAACAagtagaaattcaaatttctctttaTTATTCGTCATcagataaaaatttaatgatttaataattttaaattaatatatagttaaatttgtttagtaactaTCAATAGGTAATACTCATTGTTAGAGAGTCTCACATTGTTAATGTGTGGAAAAGTAAAagaatatataagatgaatgggtttctcctcccattgccaattggttttgagatggaacctcattcatctATCCCAAATTCTAACATGTTATCCAAGAGCTAAAGTCAAAAAAGCCACTTGTGATTTGGGAATAGTAagccaaaaattaaaaagagCCACCAAAAATACTACTTGTTTCCATTTTCAATATAACTTATTTGCGTTTTCAGTATGAGTTGTTTCCATTTTTTATGACATTTGTTTCCATTATAGTTAAATACTACTTGCATTTTAATGttaaattgtttttatttttaataagacTTGTTTCCAATAAAATAGCTACAGGGGAGGTTAGagagtcccacattgctaatgtgtggaaaaataataaaatatataagatgaatgaccTACTTCTCTCATtgccaattgattttgagatggaaccccatttATCTTATCCCAAGTTCTGACAGGACTCATTAAAAAATGTTTCGTATATTGAGTTCTTCATatagatttattatttttcactactacaatatgggcctttagcttccctttttttaacccattttataaaaagggaagctaaagggtgtgaaaacaCCCACCTgattcgaaattgacatttagaggcaattttttggtaaaaaccgtaggtatatatattagtaaaccCTATCCCGTCGGTTGGAAATTGGGAATTTTTAAGGGTTTCTGGGAGACCTTATGTCGTCGGTTCCTAGCaaagaaccgacggcatagggtctcCCAAAGTATAACCTCTGCatcgtcttcttcttcctcacttCTTCTTCTCCAGCATATACCAGCCACTTCTACAGCAGAGAAAACCCACGaaaaccctcgccaaccaccTCTAAAAACCCCCATATCTTTCTCATTTCTTCACCATTTCACCTCATTTTTGTCTTAaaagtttttattttcaatatctaatcccatacactaaaaaagttttattttttcaccCATTTACACTGTACCCGaacctattttaaaaaaaggtgGTGGTTTAACTCCGACCACCGATTTTAGCAGAGAAATCGTTCAATCTCAACGttcattaaggtataaatatgattTCTGTTCATTTTATTAATGTACATTGGTGTTATTTCGTtttggtaaattttttttaggattttttcattttattaatattatattgtgtgtgcTATAGGTGGCCGGATTTTTGGTCGCAATTTGTCGCCGGATtgcgt from Cannabis sativa cultivar Pink pepper isolate KNU-18-1 chromosome 4, ASM2916894v1, whole genome shotgun sequence carries:
- the LOC115713165 gene encoding uncharacterized protein LOC115713165 gives rise to the protein MIQSMHIGKFSKLQGQEAWDALQELSVNSQQWNYYDPRSRSNSSPKRGGKYVVKNDFDIRTSIEKLERKVKALVISQTMNYHVQSKKDVCSLCRCHNSQSCPSFHETFSKEANALHSYGKTSESPFSSTHNPNWRNHPNFSWRQNQPQINQGQQFNMPNQSHAQQNQSYSQQRKPSLEDTLQQFMQSTHQILQNQSQSIAKLETQMGQIATTVTERERGKLPSQPIPNMKGQYEIGMPSHNEEAKSILTLRSGKNIVKPDYTPQVEKDKEKKRVNLKIPAYSKFLKDLYTIKRNTNVPKKAFLTEQVSSIIQYKTHVKYKDPGCPTISCIIGDHIINKALLDLGASVNLLPYSVYKQLGLGELKPTSITLQLVDRSVKIPRGRPFLATSNAIINCRNAVLKVSFGNMTIELNVFNIAKSVECEEIHEMNMIENVFDIEGNESFEKCAKYFESAPLMNIEHWKTKIEPFSPLERVQSISKPPKLDLKPLPKSLKYAFLGESNTYPVIIPFDLDKEQ